Below is a genomic region from Streptomyces ferrugineus.
ACTGTTCGGCCTGGCGAACCAGATCGCGCTGATGCTGCTGACCCTCTCGCTGATCCTGCTGATCGTGTGGGGCTACCGCATGTGGTGGCAGCGCGGCCGCGGCTCGGCCTTCGGCCGCCCGCTCCCGCGTGGGGCCTGGCAGCAGGTGCCCCCGCAGATCCTCGTCCCCCTGGTGGCGGCCGTCGCGGTCCTCGGCTACTTCGTACCGCTGCTCGGCATCCCACTGGCCGCGTTCGTCGTCGTGGACGTCGTCCTCGGGGAGGTCGCTCATCGGCGGGGCGGGCGGAGGCCCACGGAAGCGAGGTAGCGGGAACGAGAGAAGCCCGAAACAGCCGGCTCAGAGCTGCTCGAAGTCACCCGCCAGCGCCGAGGCGAGGCGCATGTGCGGCTCGGCCTCCTCGTGCCGGCCCTGCCGTTGCAGGGTGCGGCCCAGCATCAGCCGGGCGTACTGCTCGACCGGGTCGCGCTCGACGATGACACGCAACTCGTTTTCGGCGCGCTGAAGTTGGGCCGAGTGGTAGTAGGCGCGCGCCAGCAGCAGCCGCGGTGCGGTCTGCTCCGGCACCTCCTCGACCAGTTGGCCGAGGACGCGCGCGGCGCCGGCGTAGTCCCGGGCGTCGAAGAACAGCCGCGCGCGCTCCCAGCGCTCGGCCGGTGTTCCGTGGTCGTAGTACCTCGTGTCCACTCGTGACCTCCTTCGACGCCGACAACGAAGGCACGTGGTTCAATATTCCACTACTTGACGGCGGCGGCGAGATCCTCCGCGGGTATGCCGTCGTAGATCCGCGCGGTGATGGGGGCGGTCTCGGTGGAGGTCCGCTCGTCGACCACGGAGTCCGCCTCTGCCCCGGTGATCTTCAGCGCGCCGGTGACACCGTCGGCGAGGCGGTCCCGCTCCACCGGCCCCTCGGCGACGGCGGCGAGCCGGAGTGTGACGGACTGCTGGAAGATCGTGCCGTGGCTGGAGGTCATGACTGCTCCTGCTCCTTGTCGGGCTGGCTGTCCAGCGCGAGGTCGGACTCACTGTCCGGGGTGAACGGGTCGAGAGGCGCGTCGAGCAGGATCGCCAGGTCGCGTGTGAACTCCCGGGTGCGCGCGCTGTCCAGGCCCCGAGCGGTGCCAGCAACTGCTGCAGCAGCCCCTGGACGACGGTGATCGCCTCCCGGGTCCGCGCACGTCCCTGCTCGGTCAGCGCGAGCTGCACCGCGCGCGGGTCGCGGGGATCCCGGGTGCGTTCCAGGAGGCCGGCGGTCTCCAGCGTCCGCGCCAGCTTGGAGACGTAGAGCGGTTCGAGCCCGGTGTGGTCGGCGAGGCGCCGCTGGCTGGGGCGCTCGCCGCGGCGTTGCATGCCGTACAGCGAGGCCACCAGCGCGTACTGCGCGTGGGTGAGCCCCAGTGGGCTGACGGCCCGGTCGACCGCGACCCGCCATTTCGTCGACAGACGCCACACCAGGAATCCGGGCGAAACCTTCTCGGAACGCATCGAGACAGCCCCGGGGCACGGACTGACGAGGCGGCCCCGGCGGGGCTAGGTTGGGCGGCATGAGCAATCTTGATCGCGAGGCGGTGCCCGCCATCTGCGGCGGCCGTGGTTTCGTCGTGGCCGAGCCCGTACGCGAACTCCTCAGCCCTCGCCGGGTCAGGCTCGGCGAATCCACCGAAGTCCGTCGCCTGCTGCCCAACCTGGGCCGTCGCATGGTCGGCGCCTGGTGCTTCGTCGATCACTACGGTCCCGACGACATCGCCGACGAACCCGGCATGCAGGTGCCGCCGCACCCACACATGGGCCTGCAGACGGTGAGCTGGCTGCACGAGGGCGAGGTGCTGCACCGGGACTCCACGGGCAGCCTCCAGACGATCCGCCCGCGCGAGCTGGGTCTGATGACCTCCGGCCGGGCGATCAGCCACTCCGAGGAGAGCCCGAGGTCGCACGCCCGCTTCCTGCACGGCGCCCAGCTCTGGGTCGCCCTCCCGGACGGCCACCGCCACACCGACCCGCACTTCGAACACCACGCCGAACTGCCGGTCGTCACGGCGCCGGGCCTACGGGCCACGCTGATCCTCGGCGGCCTCGACGGAGCCTCGTCGCCCGGCACGACGTACACCCCGATCGTCGGCGCGGACCTCGCCCTGTCGCACGGCGCCGACGTACGCCTCCCGCTGGAGCCGGACTTCGAGTACGCCGTGCTGTCCATGTCCGGCGAGGCCCGTGTGGACGGTGTGCCGGTACTGCCCGGCTCCATGCTCTACCTCGGCTGCGGCCGCACCGAACTCCCGCTGCGCGCCGAGTCGGACGCGGGCCTGATGCTCCTCGGCGGCGAGCCGTTCGAGGAGGAGCTGATCATGTTCTGGAACTGGATCGGGCGGTCCCAGGAGGAGATCGTGCAGGCGCGTCGGGACTGGATGGATGGGTCGCGGTTCGGGGAGGTCAAGGGGTACGACGGTGCTCCACTGCCCGCACCGGAACTGCCGCCGGTGCCGTTGAAACCGCGGGGAAGGGTGCGCTGAACTGCGGAAACGCGTCAGCGTTGGTGGCCGAGTGGTGAAGCGCTTTGACCCTGACTCATGACCTGGGCAGCCAGGCGGCTACGCGGCGAACGCCTCGGCGTGCCTGAAGTGAGCCATGGCGGGGCCGCCGGCCGTTGTGGCTGCGGCCCCGCACAGGCGTCGGGGTCAGGACGGGTCGCCGTACTGGAGGCCGCGTCCGTTGGTGCCGACGTAGACGCGGCCGTAGGTGTCGGGGTCGCCGGTGATGACGCCGACGCCGCCGATGGCGCCCCACTGGTGGGCGTCGTCGTTGACGCGGAGCCATGTGGCGCCCTTGTCGGTGGAGCGGAAGACTCCGGTGACGTCCTTGACGGTGCCGATCAGGTATAGGGCCTGGTAGCCGGTGCCCGGCTTGGCCTTGCCGAAGCCGAGGGCGGAGGCGGACTGCACGGACTTCAGCGTGGTGAAGCTACGGCCGCCGTCGGTGGAGTGCAGCAGCCCCTTGCCGCCGCCGGCGATCCACAGGTCTCCGGCGATGCCGGGGACGGCCGTGAGCCGACCGGAGGGCAGGCCGGTGGCGCGGGCGGTGAAGGTCGCGCCGCCGTCGGTGCTGGCGTAGAGCGTGCCGCCGGACAGTGAGTAGAAGGTCCTGGCCGACGAGCGGTCGGCGACGACCACGGCCTCGGTGCCCAGGCCGTTGACCCTCGACCAGCTCGACCCCTTGTCGGTCGAGCGGTACGGGGCCTGACCGGCCTGGGTCCAGACGATGGTGGAACCGTCCGCCGCGAGCGCGACATGGCCGTCCTGGGCGCCGGCCACCGGCTCTGCCTTGAAGCCAGTCCAGCTGACGCCGCCGTCGGTGGAGTAGGCGCCGTCCTGCGCGCCACCACGGCCGACGCGGACCATCATCGCGGGCTTGGACTGGGCGAAGTCGATGTCGGTGCTGTTGGTCATCATCGGGTTCTTCAGCCGGCCGGAGGGCACCTTGGTCAGGTCGTCGTGCCGGAAGCCGCCCTGGTCGCCCATGGAGGTGATGACGGTGGCGCCGCCGGGAGGGGCGATCGCGTCCAGCAGCGCGGTCTCCTCCAGCCCTCGGGCGCCCATGCTCCAGTGGCTGGTGCCGCCGCTGTC
It encodes:
- a CDS encoding tetratricopeptide repeat protein, which codes for MDTRYYDHGTPAERWERARLFFDARDYAGAARVLGQLVEEVPEQTAPRLLLARAYYHSAQLQRAENELRVIVERDPVEQYARLMLGRTLQRQGRHEEAEPHMRLASALAGDFEQL
- a CDS encoding pirin family protein; its protein translation is MSNLDREAVPAICGGRGFVVAEPVRELLSPRRVRLGESTEVRRLLPNLGRRMVGAWCFVDHYGPDDIADEPGMQVPPHPHMGLQTVSWLHEGEVLHRDSTGSLQTIRPRELGLMTSGRAISHSEESPRSHARFLHGAQLWVALPDGHRHTDPHFEHHAELPVVTAPGLRATLILGGLDGASSPGTTYTPIVGADLALSHGADVRLPLEPDFEYAVLSMSGEARVDGVPVLPGSMLYLGCGRTELPLRAESDAGLMLLGGEPFEEELIMFWNWIGRSQEEIVQARRDWMDGSRFGEVKGYDGAPLPAPELPPVPLKPRGRVR